In one window of Deinococcus terrestris DNA:
- a CDS encoding crossover junction endodeoxyribonuclease RuvC — MIVLGVDPGLANLGLGLVEGDVRKARHLYHVCLTTESAWVMPRRLQYLHTEVSRLLAEYQPDAVAIEDQILRRQADVAFKVGQAFGVVQLACAQAGVPIHAYGPMQVKRSLVGTGRADKEQIIYMVKATLGVRELFNNHAADALALALTHLAHQPMQAAAKRLVRA, encoded by the coding sequence ATGATCGTGCTTGGGGTGGACCCTGGACTGGCGAATCTGGGTCTGGGACTGGTGGAGGGCGACGTGCGCAAGGCCCGTCACCTCTACCACGTCTGCCTGACCACCGAGAGTGCCTGGGTGATGCCCCGCCGATTGCAATACCTGCACACTGAGGTCTCCCGCCTGCTGGCCGAATACCAGCCCGACGCCGTCGCCATCGAGGACCAGATTCTGCGCCGTCAGGCCGACGTGGCCTTCAAGGTGGGGCAGGCCTTTGGGGTCGTTCAACTTGCCTGCGCCCAGGCGGGGGTGCCCATCCACGCCTATGGCCCCATGCAGGTCAAGCGCTCGCTGGTGGGAACGGGCCGCGCCGACAAGGAGCAGATCATCTACATGGTCAAGGCCACCCTGGGAGTCCGCGAGCTGTTCAACAACCACGCGGCGGATGCCCTGGCGCTCGCGCTGACGCACCTGGCCCATCAGCCTATGCAGGCGGCGGCCAAGCGTCTGGTGCGGGCCTAG